A region of Diospyros lotus cultivar Yz01 chromosome 3, ASM1463336v1, whole genome shotgun sequence DNA encodes the following proteins:
- the LOC127797921 gene encoding ribosome biogenesis protein NOP53 has translation MGKKSKSSRKGKKAWRANISTEDIEDYFEKSTKDALSGGSLTHIPSESLFFVDKSRDLSVKRKIEKHREKVLRCDSLLQRNSFVQSVPSSTQKKSKKRSEVKKEKVDIQERPEEDGVSDSGMVDIWDDNGEHNGKIKKKPKPSIIPAVEVEASGCSFNPSFESHQDSLAHAVADEMQKIYRHELGPQPVPLIVPGEVVDEEDMYFLEVDNGSEDDDQNMENLEDVDHEHENRSSKTKRVTRVELNRRARHKEQLRAESKGKKAVQVSKDIDCLPDIIEEIAKEDEERQKRHLRRMVSEQERLRSRPPRLGKHKFQPAPVQVLLSEEITGSLRKLKGCATLARDRFKSLEKRGLVVPTAKSSRK, from the exons atggggaagAAGTCGAAGAGCTCGAGGAAGGGGAAGAAGGCTTGGAGGGCTAACATAAGCACGGAGGACATAGAGGACTACTTCGAGAAGTCCACGAAAGATGCTCTCTCCGGTGGCTCTCTTACTCATATTCCCAGCGAATCCCTATTTTTTGTTGACAAGTCCAGAG ATTTATCAGTCAAAAGGAAGATTGAAAAGCACAGAGAAAAAGTACTCCGTTGTGACAGTTTGTTACAAAGAAACTCCTTTGTTCAATCAGTACCATCTTCAACacagaagaaatccaagaaaagaagtgaagtcaagaaagaaaaagttgaTATCCAGGAACGCCCTGAG GAGGATGGTGTATCTGATTCTGGCATGGTTGACATATGGGATGACAATG GTGAACAtaatggaaaaattaaaaag AAGCCCAAGCCTTCAATTATTCCTGCTGTAGAAGTTGAGGCTTCTGGATGCTCATTCAATCCCTCCTTTGAGAGTCATCAG GATTCTTTAGCCCATGCTGTTGCAGATGAAATGCAGAAAATTTATCGACATGAGTTGGGACCTCAACCTGTTCCATTAATTGTTCCTGGAGAAGTTGTTGATGAAGAAGAT ATGTATTTTCTTGAGGTGGATAATGGGAGCGAAGATGATGATCAGAACATGGAAAATCTGGAGGATGTAGATCATGAACATGAGAATAG GTCCTCCAAAACAAAAAGAGTCACGAGGGTTGAACTTAATCGGAGGGCTAGACATAAGGAGCAGTTGAGAGCAGAATCCAAAGGAAAGAAAGCAGTGCAAGTATCTAAAGACATTGACTG CTTGCCTGACATAATTGAAGAAATAGCCAAAGAGGATGAAGAGAGGCAGAAACGACATCTCCGTCGCATGGTTTCTGAACAAGAAAGATTGAGATCTCGTCCACCACGGTTGGGAAAGCACAA ATTTCAGCCTGCCCCAGTTCAGGTCCTATTATCTGAAGAAATTACCGGTTCCCTCCGTAAACTGAAG GGCTGTGCCACCCTTGCTAGGGATCGATTTAAGAGTTTAGAGAAAAGAGGATTGGTTGTGCCAACAGCTAAGAGCAGCAG GAAATAG